A genomic window from Agrobacterium tumefaciens includes:
- the xylF gene encoding D-xylose ABC transporter substrate-binding protein — MNSFAKLLAGTAVLVSLHTAAIAADLVVGVSWSNFQEERWKTDEAAIKAALDKAGAKYISADAQSSAAKQLTDVESLISQGANALIILAQDSDAIGPAVEKAVAEGIPVVGYDRLIENQNAFYITFDNKEVGRLQAAEVFKVKPEGNYVFIKGSSSDPNADFLFAGQQEVLKAAIDGGKIKNVGEAYTDGWKPENAQKNMEQFLTKNNNKVDAVVASNDGTAGGAIAALAAQGMAGSVPVSGQDADFAALNRVALGTQTVSVWKDSRELGKEAAGIALELAGGKKMTEIKGVTSFDGGPKKVAMQSVFLKPIAITKDNLNVVIDAGWIKKETACQGVKAGTVKACD; from the coding sequence ATGAATTCGTTTGCCAAGCTTTTGGCGGGTACGGCCGTACTCGTTTCCCTGCATACCGCCGCCATCGCGGCTGATCTCGTCGTTGGCGTTTCCTGGTCGAATTTCCAGGAAGAGCGCTGGAAGACGGATGAGGCGGCCATCAAGGCAGCACTCGACAAGGCCGGCGCGAAATACATTTCCGCCGATGCGCAGTCTTCTGCCGCAAAGCAGCTGACCGATGTGGAGTCGCTGATTTCGCAGGGCGCCAATGCGCTGATCATTCTGGCGCAGGATAGCGACGCGATTGGCCCGGCGGTGGAGAAGGCCGTTGCCGAAGGCATTCCGGTTGTTGGTTATGACCGCCTGATCGAAAATCAGAACGCCTTCTACATCACCTTCGACAACAAGGAAGTTGGCCGTCTTCAGGCTGCCGAAGTTTTCAAGGTCAAGCCGGAAGGTAACTACGTCTTCATCAAGGGCTCGTCTTCCGACCCGAATGCGGACTTCCTGTTCGCCGGCCAGCAGGAAGTGCTGAAGGCCGCCATTGACGGTGGCAAGATCAAGAATGTCGGCGAAGCCTATACCGATGGCTGGAAGCCGGAAAATGCCCAGAAGAACATGGAACAGTTCCTGACCAAGAATAACAATAAGGTCGATGCGGTCGTTGCCTCGAATGACGGCACGGCCGGTGGCGCTATTGCCGCTCTCGCTGCGCAGGGCATGGCCGGTTCGGTTCCCGTTTCCGGTCAGGATGCAGACTTCGCGGCACTTAACCGCGTTGCGCTTGGCACGCAGACGGTATCGGTCTGGAAAGACAGCCGCGAACTCGGCAAGGAAGCAGCCGGCATCGCGCTGGAACTGGCCGGCGGCAAGAAGATGACGGAAATCAAGGGCGTCACCAGCTTTGATGGCGGTCCGAAAAAGGTAGCGATGCAGTCGGTCTTCCTCAAGCCGATCGCGATCACCAAGGACAATCTGAACGTCGTCATCGATGCCGGCTGGATCAAGAAGGAAACGGCCTGCCAGGGTGTGAAGGCCGGAACCGTGAAGGCCTGCGACTAA
- a CDS encoding ROK family transcriptional regulator: MSAIASTELVRQKNSLSVMAALRLHGSLSHTDMSSFTGLASATVSAITMELERAGLILRKEQLAATGRGRPRILFAPRGAFCHVAIVIISSDSVQYSLVDYAGKLVDRFTEQRLAAEKGTFGGAILAGLARLADRSRIDRHDILQVSISSKGLVDAAAATLVWSPVLGNERIDFRQLLSADGRNRVTLNNETLLAAKAIRMREQTKDEPAPEALVTLSLGHSIGLGIARSAGGTIEVSAPNFGHMLHLADGALCRCGTKGCIEAYSGFYAILRSAFEAPPQAEPAKFVPIAEVDKIAASARAGARMARFAFRTAGLALGNGLSRLFSLHGHMPVFVTGPGTRYFDLLESGLHDGLAQSQAVRFGGMPKISITPDEPELVFEGHMEHALSAADDYILSADGPEKSARNA; encoded by the coding sequence ATGTCCGCCATTGCAAGTACGGAACTGGTGCGCCAGAAAAACAGCCTGTCGGTTATGGCGGCCCTGCGCCTGCACGGCAGCCTTTCCCACACCGACATGTCTTCCTTCACCGGGCTCGCCTCGGCCACCGTCTCCGCCATCACCATGGAACTTGAGCGCGCCGGCCTCATTCTGCGCAAGGAACAGCTCGCCGCCACCGGTCGCGGGCGGCCGCGCATTCTCTTTGCGCCGCGCGGCGCATTCTGCCACGTCGCCATCGTCATCATTTCTTCCGACAGCGTGCAATATTCGCTGGTTGATTATGCCGGCAAGCTGGTGGATCGCTTCACCGAACAGAGGTTAGCTGCCGAAAAAGGCACATTCGGCGGGGCAATACTCGCCGGCCTCGCACGGCTTGCGGACCGCTCACGCATCGATCGGCACGATATTCTTCAGGTATCGATCAGCAGCAAGGGGCTGGTGGATGCGGCAGCGGCAACGCTCGTCTGGTCACCGGTACTCGGCAATGAAAGGATCGATTTCCGGCAATTGCTTTCCGCTGACGGCCGCAATCGCGTGACACTGAACAACGAAACCCTGCTCGCCGCCAAGGCCATCAGGATGCGCGAGCAGACGAAAGACGAGCCGGCGCCGGAAGCGCTCGTCACCCTGTCGCTCGGCCACAGCATCGGCCTCGGCATCGCCCGCTCCGCAGGCGGTACAATCGAGGTCAGCGCCCCCAATTTCGGCCATATGCTGCATCTGGCCGATGGCGCCCTGTGCCGCTGCGGCACCAAAGGCTGTATCGAAGCCTATTCCGGGTTCTACGCCATCCTACGCTCGGCTTTCGAAGCCCCACCCCAGGCCGAACCGGCCAAATTCGTGCCGATTGCCGAAGTAGACAAGATCGCCGCTTCCGCCCGCGCCGGCGCACGCATGGCGCGCTTTGCCTTCCGCACCGCCGGGCTTGCGCTCGGCAACGGTCTTTCACGCCTGTTCAGCCTGCATGGCCATATGCCGGTTTTTGTGACAGGACCCGGCACGCGTTATTTCGATCTTCTGGAAAGCGGCCTGCATGATGGCCTTGCGCAATCGCAGGCGGTACGTTTCGGCGGCATGCCCAAAATCAGCATCACGCCCGACGAACCGGAACTGGTATTCGAAGGGCATATGGAACACGCGCTTTCCGCTGCCGACGACTATATATTGAGCGCCGATGGCCCGGAGAAATCGGCGCGCAATGCGTGA
- a CDS encoding ATP-binding cassette domain-containing protein, translating to MTDQVTPLVEMRNISISFGGIHAVENASVDLFPGEVVALLGHNGAGKSTLIKILSGAYRRDGGDILINGEDADIRNPRDAKKYGIETIYQTLAVADNVDAAANLYLGRELKTKWGTLDDVAMEASAREVMGRLNPNFRRFKEPVKALSGGQRQSVAIARAILFDARILIMDEPTAALGPQETAQVGDLVKELKRQGIGIFLISHDIHDVFDLADRVFVMKNGKVVGHARTEDVTKDEVLGMIILGKVPSGAVPGPGAVAS from the coding sequence ATGACGGACCAAGTCACGCCCCTCGTGGAAATGCGCAATATTTCCATTTCCTTCGGCGGCATCCATGCGGTGGAAAACGCCTCTGTTGACCTTTTCCCCGGTGAGGTGGTCGCCCTTCTCGGCCACAACGGCGCGGGCAAATCGACCCTTATCAAGATCCTCTCCGGCGCCTACCGGCGCGATGGCGGCGATATCCTCATCAATGGCGAGGATGCGGATATCCGTAATCCCCGCGACGCTAAGAAATACGGCATCGAGACCATCTACCAGACGCTGGCCGTGGCCGACAATGTCGATGCGGCGGCCAATCTTTATCTCGGTCGCGAGCTGAAAACGAAATGGGGCACGCTTGACGATGTCGCCATGGAAGCCTCAGCCCGCGAGGTGATGGGGCGTCTCAATCCCAATTTCCGGCGGTTCAAGGAGCCGGTGAAGGCGCTGTCCGGTGGCCAGCGGCAGTCCGTCGCCATTGCCCGCGCCATTCTGTTCGATGCCCGTATCCTCATCATGGATGAGCCAACGGCGGCACTCGGGCCGCAGGAGACGGCGCAGGTGGGCGATCTCGTCAAGGAGCTGAAACGGCAGGGCATCGGCATCTTCCTCATCAGCCACGATATTCACGATGTCTTCGATCTTGCCGACCGGGTCTTCGTGATGAAAAACGGCAAGGTTGTCGGCCATGCCCGGACTGAGGATGTCACTAAAGACGAGGTTCTGGGCATGATCATTCTCGGCAAGGTGCCCTCGGGTGCCGTTCCGGGGCCGGGCGCGGTCGCATCCTGA
- a CDS encoding sugar ABC transporter permease yields MTQSNSTASQKTEKTGSITRFISATELDTRLLGMVGALLLIWIGFHILSGGLFLTPRNLWNLSVQTASVAVMATGMVLVIVTRNIDLSVGSILGFSGMIMGVMQAEILPQLLGFEHWATWIVTLLTGILVGGAIGMLQGSIIAFLNVPSFIVTLGGLLVWRGGTWFITSGRTVAPMDSTFRLMGGGTNGSIGATWSWIAAVVACVAIVAAILNSRHQRRRFGFPLRPVWAEYFLVALGCLIVIGFVAVVNSYPWPINIARNYADANGITWPEGGLFIAHGIAVPVLMALAVGAVMTFIATRLRFGRYVFAIGGNPEAAELAGIKTRWVTVKIFTLMGVLCAIAAAISTARLNAATNAQGELDELYTIAAAVIGGTSLAGGVGTIAGAMLGALVMQSLQSGMVLVGIDTPFQRIVVGVVLVVAVWLDTIYRARAK; encoded by the coding sequence ATGACCCAATCCAATTCCACAGCGTCGCAAAAGACGGAAAAGACAGGCTCGATAACGCGCTTCATCAGTGCCACGGAGCTGGATACCAGGCTGCTCGGCATGGTCGGGGCGCTTCTTCTGATCTGGATCGGATTTCATATCCTGTCTGGCGGCCTGTTCCTGACGCCGCGAAACCTCTGGAACCTTTCAGTGCAGACCGCGTCCGTGGCTGTCATGGCAACCGGCATGGTGCTTGTCATCGTCACCCGCAATATCGATCTGTCGGTCGGGTCGATCCTCGGTTTTTCCGGCATGATCATGGGGGTCATGCAGGCAGAAATCCTGCCGCAGCTTCTCGGCTTCGAACATTGGGCGACATGGATCGTCACGCTTCTCACCGGCATTCTCGTCGGCGGCGCGATCGGCATGTTGCAGGGCTCGATCATCGCTTTCCTGAACGTGCCGTCCTTCATCGTCACGCTCGGCGGGTTGCTGGTCTGGCGCGGTGGCACCTGGTTTATTACCAGCGGGCGTACCGTTGCGCCGATGGATTCCACCTTCCGTCTGATGGGCGGCGGCACCAATGGCTCGATTGGCGCGACATGGAGCTGGATCGCCGCTGTCGTGGCCTGCGTCGCCATCGTGGCGGCCATCCTGAATTCCCGCCATCAGCGTCGCCGTTTCGGTTTTCCGCTGCGGCCGGTCTGGGCGGAATATTTTCTGGTGGCGCTCGGCTGCCTCATTGTTATCGGTTTTGTGGCGGTGGTGAACAGCTACCCCTGGCCTATCAACATTGCCCGCAACTATGCTGACGCCAATGGCATAACCTGGCCGGAAGGCGGGTTGTTCATTGCGCACGGCATTGCCGTTCCGGTGCTGATGGCGCTTGCGGTTGGTGCGGTCATGACCTTCATCGCCACGCGGCTGCGCTTCGGGCGTTATGTCTTCGCCATTGGCGGCAACCCGGAGGCTGCGGAGTTGGCCGGCATCAAGACCCGCTGGGTCACGGTCAAGATCTTCACGCTGATGGGCGTTCTCTGCGCCATCGCCGCAGCCATCTCGACCGCTCGCCTCAATGCGGCCACCAATGCGCAAGGGGAGCTGGACGAGCTTTACACCATCGCGGCGGCTGTCATCGGCGGCACCTCGCTTGCCGGCGGTGTCGGCACCATAGCGGGCGCGATGCTCGGCGCGCTCGTCATGCAGTCGCTGCAATCCGGCATGGTGCTGGTGGGTATTGATACGCCCTTCCAGCGCATCGTCGTCGGTGTGGTTCTGGTCGTCGCCGTCTGGCTCGACACCATCTACCGCGCCCGCGCCAAGTAA